In Bacteroidales bacterium, a single window of DNA contains:
- the cas4 gene encoding CRISPR-associated protein Cas4, whose amino-acid sequence MKNKIFQPSEKSPLTPNFSPLTNIFVTPSEVIEYLYCPRFIYYMNILKVEQHEHRRTLVNKGREIHQLKMVRNKEYLRRKIGAIDKKLDVYMTSEKLRLVGRVDEVLFLKNHEAAPLDYKFAFWENRIYKTLKIQQTLYALLIEENFHKKVDKAFLVYVRSKNHLEEINITDNMKKQAIEIINIIFDILNLNYFPKKTKDKNKCLDCTYRNLCGI is encoded by the coding sequence ATGAAAAATAAAATATTTCAACCTTCAGAAAAATCACCACTAACTCCTAACTTCTCACCCTTAACCAACATCTTTGTTACCCCTTCCGAAGTTATCGAATACCTTTATTGCCCCCGTTTCATTTATTATATGAATATTCTTAAAGTTGAACAACATGAACATAGACGAACTCTTGTTAATAAAGGTAGAGAAATCCATCAACTTAAAATGGTTCGGAATAAAGAGTATTTACGAAGAAAAATAGGAGCAATCGATAAAAAGCTCGATGTTTATATGACTTCCGAAAAGTTGAGGTTAGTTGGTAGGGTTGACGAAGTTCTGTTTTTAAAAAATCATGAAGCTGCACCGCTCGATTATAAATTCGCCTTTTGGGAAAATAGAATTTACAAAACCTTAAAAATACAGCAAACTCTTTATGCTCTTTTGATAGAAGAAAACTTTCACAAAAAGGTGGATAAAGCTTTTTTAGTATATGTGCGAAGTAAGAATCACCTCGAAGAAATTAACATTACTGATAATATGAAAAAACAAGCAATTGAGATCATTAATATAATCTTTGATATTCTGAATTTGAATTATTTTCCTAAGAAAACAAAAGATAAAAATAAGTGTCTTGATTGTACTTATAGGAATTTGTGTGGAATCTGA
- the cas2 gene encoding CRISPR-associated endonuclease Cas2: MLTWVMYDIKKDRIRNKIAKSCEQAGIYRVQYSVFLGDMNNAQRKELRIKIEELMNKKDDSVYIFPMCKEDFKSCVLLGQAFDKDLVTDEIKALLL, encoded by the coding sequence ATGCTCACCTGGGTAATGTATGATATTAAAAAAGATAGAATTAGAAACAAAATAGCAAAATCCTGTGAGCAAGCAGGTATTTACCGTGTTCAATATTCTGTTTTTCTTGGTGATATGAATAATGCTCAAAGAAAGGAACTAAGAATAAAGATCGAGGAACTCATGAATAAAAAAGATGATTCTGTTTATATTTTCCCGATGTGCAAGGAAGATTTTAAGAGTTGCGTTCTTTTGGGACAGGCTTTTGATAAAGATTTGGTAACTGATGAAATCAAAGCACTGCTGTTGTAG